A region from the Branchiostoma lanceolatum isolate klBraLanc5 chromosome 2, klBraLanc5.hap2, whole genome shotgun sequence genome encodes:
- the LOC136426627 gene encoding uncharacterized protein, whose product MNWRRSSGEGGNCDQTTINNNRLIGGGNNWNAPGGSLPASYYCTDFSVQEDWSQGTNSMNVSMQGSTTADISFSSAAWISVNRPDGTTHSPSWELVAHVDLSPRSDTGKPNSSPISASSAIYRVQISCDTVIRIPWTDQDGDTVRCRYASVFSECGGACDPLPYSTLDETACEISYRTSLGRLTPGWYAIALTLEDYPPGSATNVGSGLSRVPLQFLVNAYTSNNPCNQKPALVGITPQDGDRVLIPGGVTYQAVLEAESRGPGVSIAEISTVSPLGLIKSALATDPINPHRAYVNVTWTPTKAQIGQHVFCFLAQDTNRINSDQRCITLVYDGTPDVDECLVNNGGCSHDCVNTDGSYFCLCPAGRAPNSLNNKTCDDLDECTAGPDLCHGNATCINTPGSYICQCNTGYAGNGTVCINIGTVALCHFSILLHFSDINECASGTHGCHANARCVDLPGSHDCICELGYVGDGTLCTDVNECAEDKGDMCNANATCVNTPGSYRCECNHGYKGDGTTCTDIDECATGINGMCEDVCINTAGSYMCACSNGLLVLAEDGRGCTFVGASTTCTNEYMELALPADKLAIVNTSNLHWDPDASCMATFNGTHHLLRTGLYQCGTKVTFDPKYVIFSNLVSLYNIHKATGVISRDDDIIMHSNCKYARDQDVTSQFMPIPGGLEFHEVGLGKLSIHLDVFHTRNYLRSYTRSEYPVHKRLTDMVFLQLQVQGHDQLLSVLGLNCKATMSPDKNDSLSYPLLQDGCGADSTLQIFGSNKPDVERFGFEAFRFIRELRTVYIHCEVEVCEAADTGSRCAQGCRSTPGRRKRELSDMTGLHSIYQGPILLDDATYKESHVDSSDGSTVHVALITASAVAAVALAAVLVVIKVRRSRHNLVGYSYSYKQLSTMYGD is encoded by the exons ATGAATTGGAGGAGGTCTAGCGGTGAGGGTGGAAACTGTGACCAGACCACAATAAACAACAACCGCCTAATCGGAGGTGGTAATAACTGGAATGCACCTGGAGGCTCGCTTCCCGCCAGCTACTACTGTACTGACTTCAGTGTACAGGAGGACTGGTCACAGGGAACCAACTCCATGAACGTCTCCATGCAGGGAAGCACTACTGCCGATATAAG TTTTAGCAGCGCGGCATGGATTTCTGTCAACCGCCCAGACGGTACAACACACAGTCCAAGTTGGGAACTGGTAGCTCACGTGGACTTGTCGCCCAGATCTGACACAGGAAAACCAAACTCGTCGCCAATCTCCGCCAGCTCTGCCATATACAG GGTTCAGATCAGCTGTGACACTGTGATCAGGATTCCTTGGACGGACCAGGATGGGGACACCGTGAGGTGTCGGTACGCGTCGGTTTTCAGCGAGTGTGGAGGCGCCTGTGATCCCTTACCTTATTCCACTCTTGATGAG ACAGCGTGTGAGATCTCATACAGGACATCACTGGGGAGGCTGACTCCAGGCTGGTATGCCATCGCCTTAACGCTGGAGGACTATCCACCAGGATCCGCTACCAATGTGGGATCCGGGCTGAGTCGTGTGCCGCTGCAGTTCCTGGTCAATG CTTACACATCCAACAACCCGTGCAACCAGAAACCCGCCCTTGTGGGCATCACTCCTCAAGACGGGGACCGAGTCTTGATTCCCGGTGGGGTAACGTACCAAGCAGTACTGGAGGCGGAGTCTCGGGGCCCTGGTGTAAG TATCGCAGAGATCTCGACCGTTTCTCCACTTGGGTTGATCAAGTCAGCCCTGGCAACCGATCCAATCAACCCCCATCGTGCATACGTCAATGTCACGTGGACCCCTACAAAGGCGCAGATTGGTCAACACGTTTTCTGCTTCCTGGCGCAGGATACCAATAG GATCAACTCCGACCAGCGCTGCATCACACTTGTCTACGACG GAACACCTGATGTGGATGAGTGCCTGGTCAATAACGGCGGCTGCTCTCACGACTGTGTGAACACGGACGGATCATACTTCTGTCTGTGTCCTGCTGGAAGGGCACCCAACTCTCTCAACAATAAGACGTGTGATG ACTTGGATGAGTGCACAGCTGGTCCAGACCTCTGCCATGGCAATGCCACCTGTATCAACACACCTGGTTCCTACATCTGCcagtgtaacacaggctacgcCGGCAATGGAACAGTGTGCATCA ATATTGGTACTGTCGCATTGTGCCATTTTTCAATATTGTTGCATTTTTCAGACATCAACGAATGTGCCAGCGGGACCCACGGATGCCATGCGAATGCTCGTTGTGTTGACCTGCCTGGGTCACATGACTGCATCTGTGAACTTGGGTATGTGGGAGATGGAACGCTGTGCACTG ACGTGAACGAATGTGCTGAGGACAAGGGTGACATGTGTAACGCAAACGCAACTTGTGTCAACACACCTGGGTCCTACAGGTGTGAGTGTAACCATGGATACAAGGGCGATGGGACCACGTGCACAG atattgatgaatgtgcCACTGGTATAAACGGCATGTGTGAGGATGTCTGCATCAACACAGCTGGGAGCTACATGTGCGCATGCTCCAACGGTCTCCTCGTACTGGCAGAGGATGGAAGAGGATGCACAT TTGTTGGTGCGTCCACCACCTGTACTAATGAGTACATGGAACTGGCCCTGCCTGCGGACAAACTGGCGATAGTGAACACCAGCAACCTGCACTGGGACCCTGATGCGTCGTGTATGGCCACGTTCAACGGCACCCACCATCTGCTGCGTACTGGGCTGTACCAGTGTGGCACGAAG GTAACCTTTGATCCGAAGTACGTCATCTTCTCCAACCTGGTCAGCCTTTATAACATCCACAAGGCCACGGGAGTCATCAGTCGAGACGATGACATCATCATGCATTCTAA CTGTAAGTATGCACGGGACCAGGATGTCACCTCGCAGTTCATGCCCATCCCAGGCGGACTGGAGTTCCACGAGGTCGGCTTGGGGAAGCTCTCCATCCACCTGGACGTCTTCCACACACGCAACTACCTACGGTCCTACACCCGCTCTGAGTACCCCGTCCACAAGAGGCTCACTGACATGGTGTTCTTACAGctccag GTTCAAGGTCACGACCAGCTCCTGTCTGTTCTCGGGCTGAACTGCAAGGCCACCATGTCACCTGACAAAAACGACTCCCTCAGCTATCCACTGCTTCAAGATGG ATGTGGTGCAGACAGCACGCTTCAAATATTCGGCAGCAACAAACCAGATGTCGAGCGGTTCGGGTTCGAGGCTTTCCGCTTCATCCGGGAGCTGAGGACGGTGTACATCCACTGTGAGGTGGAGGTGTGTGAGGCTGCAGATACTGGGTCCCGCTGTGCGCAG GGCTGTCGCAGTACCCCCGGCCGCCGTAAGAGGGAGCTGTCGGATATGACAGGGCTGCATTCCATCTATCAGGGCCCAATTCTTCTGGATGATGCTACTTACAAAG AGAGCCATGTTGACAGCTCTGACGGAAGCACTGTTCATGTGGCACTCATCACTGCTTCTGCTGTGGCAGCAGTGGCCCTTGCTGCAGTTCTGGTGGTCATCAAAGTGAGGCGCTCTCGTCACAACCTTGTGGGCTACAGCTACAGTTACAAACAGCTCTCCACCATGTATGGTGACTGA